In the genome of Cryptomeria japonica chromosome 8, Sugi_1.0, whole genome shotgun sequence, one region contains:
- the LOC131857624 gene encoding uncharacterized protein LOC131857624 codes for MTKEKVEKIKLFKDGEVLGGSFDGAFGGITIFWNLRQISGEPVKQDSNLAFISIHHIGDGTSFLLTNIYAPNNRLGRSKFWKKMEAIWALYKDDMWIVMGEFNTPLRDNEKFGGVPSQLDSRIDLLNFINNQVLHDIDLRGANFTWMIKRMGEDLIQIKLDRALISNEWMWLDHPNLEKAIEMWWSIDVKGNIMYRMAKTLRYTKDNIKKCNKEVFGDLFAAKSKTQLELKEMQDKIQTSGYNEESIREEN; via the exons atgacaaaagagaaaGTAGAAAAGATAAAGCTTTTTAAGGATGGGGAAGTTCTTGGTGGTAGCTTTGATGGTGCTTTTGGGGGCATTACCATTTTCTGGAATCTAAGGCAAATTTCTGGGGAGCCTGTCAAGCAGGATAGCAATTTGGCTTTTATCAGTATTCATCACATTGGGGATGGCACCTCTTTTCTCCTtaccaatatttatgcccctaataatagactAGGTAGAAGTAAATTTTGGAAGAAGATGGAAGCTATTTGGGCTCTTTATAAGGATGATATGTGGATTGTTATGGGGGAGTTCAACACCCCTCTCCGTGACAACGAGAAGTTTGGAGGTGTCCCTTCTCAGTTAGATAGTAGAATAGATCTTTTGAACTTTATCAACAACCAAGTTCTGCATGATATTGATCTCCGAGGGGCTAATTTTACCTGGATGATCAAGAGGATGGGGGAAGATCTCATTCAAATCAAACTTGATAGGGCCCTTATTTCTAATGAGTG GATGTGGCTGGACCATCCTAATCTTGAGAAGGCCATTGAGATGTGGtggtctattgatgtcaaaggtaatATTATGTATAGAATGGCTAAAACATTAAGGTACACGAAAGATAATATTAAAAAATGTAACAAGGAGGTTTTTGGGGATTTGTTTGCTGCCAAGTCCAAAACCCAGTTGGAACTCAAGGAAATGCAGGATAAAATCCAAACTAGTGGATACAATGAAGAATCAATTAGGGAGGAAAATTAA